A genomic region of Nymphaea colorata isolate Beijing-Zhang1983 chromosome 2, ASM883128v2, whole genome shotgun sequence contains the following coding sequences:
- the LOC116246902 gene encoding CDP-diacylglycerol--serine O-phosphatidyltransferase 1-like isoform X1, with product MGSNGCYRLRKDGVKGNGDLTLSSAVNDIDPWTAWAYRPHTVTLLLLGACLLIWSSGVLDPDKSVAYDVITSVKRGVLAMIAVFLAYCLLQAPSTILIRPHPAIWRLVHGMAVIYLVALTFLLFQVASLLSYCFAYWTLNCGLLTLYVLLRIHFFFLNISMFLSLQYAFIFCRCGYYWIFFTFFCFLWGGSEYFLFTIALVMFCIVGKYIIFLKGYILERSEVSTVNYQVSIISLPRKAYVIKKLSAFKIFQKRDDARQFMKFLHQDLGVELPERSYGADCRIYLSDNPTSRFKNVYETLFDEFVLAHIFGWWGKAIMIRNQPLLWVLSIGFEMMELTFRHMLPNFNECWWDSIILDILICNWFGIWAGMRTVRYFDGRTYEWVGISRQPNIIGKVKRTLGQFTPAQWDKDEWHPLLGPWRFIQVLSLCIVFLTVELNTFFLKFCLWIPPRNPVIIYRLILWWLIALPTIREYNSYLKDRKPVKKLGAFCWLSLAICIVELLICIKFGRGLYPNSMPSWLIVFWGSVGLLIMLFLAVWSWHLHRSLRKKMR from the exons ATGGGATCCAATGGATGTTATAGATTGCGAAAGGATGGTGTTAAAGGAAATGGTGATCTCACATTGTCAAGTGCAGTTAATGATATAGATCCATGGACTGCATGGGCATACAGGCCTCACACCGTTACCTTGTTACTTCTTGGGGCTTGTCTGCTCAT TTGGTCCAGTGGAGTTCTTGATCCAGATAAGAGTGTAGCCTATGATGTCATCACATCTGTGAaaag GGGTGTCTTGGCAATGATTGCTGTTTTCCTTGCCTATTGTTTGCTTCAGGCACCTTCAAC AATTTTGATTAGGCCACATCCAGCTATTTGGCGGTTGGTGCATGGAATGGCAGTTATTTATCTTGTGGCTCTCACTTTTTTGCTCTTTCAGGTTGCTTCCCTTCTGTCATATTGTTTTGCATATTGGACTCTTAACTGCGGTCTGTTAACTTTATATGTGCTACTAAggatacattttttttttcttaacattaGCATGTTTTTATCACTCCAGTATGCTTTTATATTCTGCAGATGTGGATATTACTGGatattctttacttttttttgttttctgtggGGTGGTTCTGAGTATTTTCTGTTTACAATTGCTCTTGTGATGTTTTGTATTGTTGGAAAAtacattattttcttgaaaGGATATATTCTGGAAAGGTCTGAGGTTAGCACTGTCAATTATCAAGTCTCTATTATAAGTTTGCCAAGGAAAGCTTATGTTATTAAGAAATTGTCAGcctttaaaatttttcagaaGCGGGATGATGCTCGGCAGTTCATGAAGTTTCTTCATCAAGACCTTGGTGTTG AGCTTCCTGAGCGCTCATATGGTGCTGATTGTCGCATTTATCTGTCAGATAACCCAACAAGCAGGTTTAAAAATGTTTAT GAAacattgtttgatgaatttgtacTTGCTCATATCTTCGGTTGGTGGGGCAAGGCAATAATGATCCGCAATCAGCCCCTTTTATGGGTTTTATCCATTGGCTTTGAAATGATGGAG CTTACATTTCGACACATGTTGCCTAACTTCAACGAGTGTTGGTGGGATAGTATTATATTGGATATACTTATCTGCAATTGGTTTG GTATTTGGGCAGGAATGCGGACTGTGAGGTactttgatggaagaacttaTGAATGGGTGGGGATAAGTCGACAGCCTAACATCATCGGAAAG GTGAAAAGAACGTTGGGACAATTTACCCCTGCACAATGGGACAAGGATGAGTGGCATCCCCTTCTTGGTCCTTGGAGGTTCATACAAGTGTTGTCATTGTGCATTGTTTTTTTGACCGTGGAGCTGAACacctttttcctgaaattttgtCTCTGGATTCCTCCTCGAAACCCTGTGATTATTTATAGATTGATCCTTTGGTGGCTGATTGCACTGCCAACCATTCGTGAGTACAACTCATACTTAAAGGACag GAAACCTGTTAAGAAATTGGGAGCTTTTTGCTGGCTTTCTCTTGCCATCTGCATTGTGGAGCTTCTTATCTGTATCAAGTTTGGCCGGG GACTGTATCCAAACTCAATGCCTTCTTGGTTAATAGTTTTTTGGGGCTCAGTTGGTTTATTGATCATGCTGTTCCTTGCTGTATGGTCATGGCATCTCCATCGTAGCCTGAGGAAGAAAATGCGCTGA
- the LOC116246902 gene encoding CDP-diacylglycerol--serine O-phosphatidyltransferase 1-like isoform X4, whose protein sequence is MATNEQNLISGGESSLVLVDIINITLYAVRNQILIRPHPAIWRLVHGMAVIYLVALTFLLFQKRDDARQFMKFLHQDLGVELPERSYGADCRIYLSDNPTSRFKNVYETLFDEFVLAHIFGWWGKAIMIRNQPLLWVLSIGFEMMELTFRHMLPNFNECWWDSIILDILICNWFGIWAGMRTVRYFDGRTYEWVGISRQPNIIGKVKRTLGQFTPAQWDKDEWHPLLGPWRFIQVLSLCIVFLTVELNTFFLKFCLWIPPRNPVIIYRLILWWLIALPTIREYNSYLKDRKPVKKLGAFCWLSLAICIVELLICIKFGRGLYPNSMPSWLIVFWGSVGLLIMLFLAVWSWHLHRSLRKKMR, encoded by the exons ATGGCAACCAATGAGCAGAATCTCATTTCAGGGGGTGAATCCTCATTAGTGCTAGTTGACATCATAAACATTACACTTTATGCTGTACGTAACCA AATTTTGATTAGGCCACATCCAGCTATTTGGCGGTTGGTGCATGGAATGGCAGTTATTTATCTTGTGGCTCTCACTTTTTTGCTCTTTCAG aaGCGGGATGATGCTCGGCAGTTCATGAAGTTTCTTCATCAAGACCTTGGTGTTG AGCTTCCTGAGCGCTCATATGGTGCTGATTGTCGCATTTATCTGTCAGATAACCCAACAAGCAGGTTTAAAAATGTTTAT GAAacattgtttgatgaatttgtacTTGCTCATATCTTCGGTTGGTGGGGCAAGGCAATAATGATCCGCAATCAGCCCCTTTTATGGGTTTTATCCATTGGCTTTGAAATGATGGAG CTTACATTTCGACACATGTTGCCTAACTTCAACGAGTGTTGGTGGGATAGTATTATATTGGATATACTTATCTGCAATTGGTTTG GTATTTGGGCAGGAATGCGGACTGTGAGGTactttgatggaagaacttaTGAATGGGTGGGGATAAGTCGACAGCCTAACATCATCGGAAAG GTGAAAAGAACGTTGGGACAATTTACCCCTGCACAATGGGACAAGGATGAGTGGCATCCCCTTCTTGGTCCTTGGAGGTTCATACAAGTGTTGTCATTGTGCATTGTTTTTTTGACCGTGGAGCTGAACacctttttcctgaaattttgtCTCTGGATTCCTCCTCGAAACCCTGTGATTATTTATAGATTGATCCTTTGGTGGCTGATTGCACTGCCAACCATTCGTGAGTACAACTCATACTTAAAGGACag GAAACCTGTTAAGAAATTGGGAGCTTTTTGCTGGCTTTCTCTTGCCATCTGCATTGTGGAGCTTCTTATCTGTATCAAGTTTGGCCGGG GACTGTATCCAAACTCAATGCCTTCTTGGTTAATAGTTTTTTGGGGCTCAGTTGGTTTATTGATCATGCTGTTCCTTGCTGTATGGTCATGGCATCTCCATCGTAGCCTGAGGAAGAAAATGCGCTGA
- the LOC116246902 gene encoding CDP-diacylglycerol--serine O-phosphatidyltransferase 1-like isoform X2: MATNEQNLISGGESSLVLVDIINITLYAVRNQILIRPHPAIWRLVHGMAVIYLVALTFLLFQVASLLSYCFAYWTLNCGLLTLYVLLRIHFFFLNISMFLSLQYAFIFCRCGYYWIFFTFFCFLWGGSEYFLFTIALVMFCIVGKYIIFLKGYILERSEVSTVNYQVSIISLPRKAYVIKKLSAFKIFQKRDDARQFMKFLHQDLGVELPERSYGADCRIYLSDNPTSRFKNVYETLFDEFVLAHIFGWWGKAIMIRNQPLLWVLSIGFEMMELTFRHMLPNFNECWWDSIILDILICNWFGIWAGMRTVRYFDGRTYEWVGISRQPNIIGKVKRTLGQFTPAQWDKDEWHPLLGPWRFIQVLSLCIVFLTVELNTFFLKFCLWIPPRNPVIIYRLILWWLIALPTIREYNSYLKDRKPVKKLGAFCWLSLAICIVELLICIKFGRGLYPNSMPSWLIVFWGSVGLLIMLFLAVWSWHLHRSLRKKMR; the protein is encoded by the exons ATGGCAACCAATGAGCAGAATCTCATTTCAGGGGGTGAATCCTCATTAGTGCTAGTTGACATCATAAACATTACACTTTATGCTGTACGTAACCA AATTTTGATTAGGCCACATCCAGCTATTTGGCGGTTGGTGCATGGAATGGCAGTTATTTATCTTGTGGCTCTCACTTTTTTGCTCTTTCAGGTTGCTTCCCTTCTGTCATATTGTTTTGCATATTGGACTCTTAACTGCGGTCTGTTAACTTTATATGTGCTACTAAggatacattttttttttcttaacattaGCATGTTTTTATCACTCCAGTATGCTTTTATATTCTGCAGATGTGGATATTACTGGatattctttacttttttttgttttctgtggGGTGGTTCTGAGTATTTTCTGTTTACAATTGCTCTTGTGATGTTTTGTATTGTTGGAAAAtacattattttcttgaaaGGATATATTCTGGAAAGGTCTGAGGTTAGCACTGTCAATTATCAAGTCTCTATTATAAGTTTGCCAAGGAAAGCTTATGTTATTAAGAAATTGTCAGcctttaaaatttttcagaaGCGGGATGATGCTCGGCAGTTCATGAAGTTTCTTCATCAAGACCTTGGTGTTG AGCTTCCTGAGCGCTCATATGGTGCTGATTGTCGCATTTATCTGTCAGATAACCCAACAAGCAGGTTTAAAAATGTTTAT GAAacattgtttgatgaatttgtacTTGCTCATATCTTCGGTTGGTGGGGCAAGGCAATAATGATCCGCAATCAGCCCCTTTTATGGGTTTTATCCATTGGCTTTGAAATGATGGAG CTTACATTTCGACACATGTTGCCTAACTTCAACGAGTGTTGGTGGGATAGTATTATATTGGATATACTTATCTGCAATTGGTTTG GTATTTGGGCAGGAATGCGGACTGTGAGGTactttgatggaagaacttaTGAATGGGTGGGGATAAGTCGACAGCCTAACATCATCGGAAAG GTGAAAAGAACGTTGGGACAATTTACCCCTGCACAATGGGACAAGGATGAGTGGCATCCCCTTCTTGGTCCTTGGAGGTTCATACAAGTGTTGTCATTGTGCATTGTTTTTTTGACCGTGGAGCTGAACacctttttcctgaaattttgtCTCTGGATTCCTCCTCGAAACCCTGTGATTATTTATAGATTGATCCTTTGGTGGCTGATTGCACTGCCAACCATTCGTGAGTACAACTCATACTTAAAGGACag GAAACCTGTTAAGAAATTGGGAGCTTTTTGCTGGCTTTCTCTTGCCATCTGCATTGTGGAGCTTCTTATCTGTATCAAGTTTGGCCGGG GACTGTATCCAAACTCAATGCCTTCTTGGTTAATAGTTTTTTGGGGCTCAGTTGGTTTATTGATCATGCTGTTCCTTGCTGTATGGTCATGGCATCTCCATCGTAGCCTGAGGAAGAAAATGCGCTGA
- the LOC116246902 gene encoding CDP-diacylglycerol--serine O-phosphatidyltransferase 1-like isoform X3 → MGSNGCYRLRKDGVKGNGDLTLSSAVNDIDPWTAWAYRPHTVTLLLLGACLLIWSSGVLDPDKSVAYDVITSVKRGVLAMIAVFLAYCLLQAPSTILIRPHPAIWRLVHGMAVIYLVALTFLLFQKRDDARQFMKFLHQDLGVELPERSYGADCRIYLSDNPTSRFKNVYETLFDEFVLAHIFGWWGKAIMIRNQPLLWVLSIGFEMMELTFRHMLPNFNECWWDSIILDILICNWFGIWAGMRTVRYFDGRTYEWVGISRQPNIIGKVKRTLGQFTPAQWDKDEWHPLLGPWRFIQVLSLCIVFLTVELNTFFLKFCLWIPPRNPVIIYRLILWWLIALPTIREYNSYLKDRKPVKKLGAFCWLSLAICIVELLICIKFGRGLYPNSMPSWLIVFWGSVGLLIMLFLAVWSWHLHRSLRKKMR, encoded by the exons ATGGGATCCAATGGATGTTATAGATTGCGAAAGGATGGTGTTAAAGGAAATGGTGATCTCACATTGTCAAGTGCAGTTAATGATATAGATCCATGGACTGCATGGGCATACAGGCCTCACACCGTTACCTTGTTACTTCTTGGGGCTTGTCTGCTCAT TTGGTCCAGTGGAGTTCTTGATCCAGATAAGAGTGTAGCCTATGATGTCATCACATCTGTGAaaag GGGTGTCTTGGCAATGATTGCTGTTTTCCTTGCCTATTGTTTGCTTCAGGCACCTTCAAC AATTTTGATTAGGCCACATCCAGCTATTTGGCGGTTGGTGCATGGAATGGCAGTTATTTATCTTGTGGCTCTCACTTTTTTGCTCTTTCAG aaGCGGGATGATGCTCGGCAGTTCATGAAGTTTCTTCATCAAGACCTTGGTGTTG AGCTTCCTGAGCGCTCATATGGTGCTGATTGTCGCATTTATCTGTCAGATAACCCAACAAGCAGGTTTAAAAATGTTTAT GAAacattgtttgatgaatttgtacTTGCTCATATCTTCGGTTGGTGGGGCAAGGCAATAATGATCCGCAATCAGCCCCTTTTATGGGTTTTATCCATTGGCTTTGAAATGATGGAG CTTACATTTCGACACATGTTGCCTAACTTCAACGAGTGTTGGTGGGATAGTATTATATTGGATATACTTATCTGCAATTGGTTTG GTATTTGGGCAGGAATGCGGACTGTGAGGTactttgatggaagaacttaTGAATGGGTGGGGATAAGTCGACAGCCTAACATCATCGGAAAG GTGAAAAGAACGTTGGGACAATTTACCCCTGCACAATGGGACAAGGATGAGTGGCATCCCCTTCTTGGTCCTTGGAGGTTCATACAAGTGTTGTCATTGTGCATTGTTTTTTTGACCGTGGAGCTGAACacctttttcctgaaattttgtCTCTGGATTCCTCCTCGAAACCCTGTGATTATTTATAGATTGATCCTTTGGTGGCTGATTGCACTGCCAACCATTCGTGAGTACAACTCATACTTAAAGGACag GAAACCTGTTAAGAAATTGGGAGCTTTTTGCTGGCTTTCTCTTGCCATCTGCATTGTGGAGCTTCTTATCTGTATCAAGTTTGGCCGGG GACTGTATCCAAACTCAATGCCTTCTTGGTTAATAGTTTTTTGGGGCTCAGTTGGTTTATTGATCATGCTGTTCCTTGCTGTATGGTCATGGCATCTCCATCGTAGCCTGAGGAAGAAAATGCGCTGA